Proteins encoded in a region of the Bacteroidia bacterium genome:
- the ispG gene encoding (E)-4-hydroxy-3-methylbut-2-enyl-diphosphate synthase, translated as MIKIEDYIRDFNFVKRPDQYQKRISREVYIGDIPLGGNNPIRIQSMTTTNTLDIEATVAQSIRMIDAGCEYVRITAPSQREAEALREIRKKLTAAGYTTPLVADIHFTPKAAEIAARYVEKVRVNPGNYADKKKFEVLEYSDAQYEVEIERIRERFVPLVKVCKEYGRALRIGTNHGSLSDRIMSRFGDTPVGMVESAMEFLRICEDENYNDIVLSMKASNPIVMVQAYRLLVAKMNQEGMNYPLHLGVTEAGEGEDGRIKSAMGIGTLLEDGLGDTIRVSLTEEPEYEVPVAISLAQRYEMRTRHFVSGFIPADADYNALRSFYNPYETWKRQTDEVENIGDSNVPRVIMDLSSIQQINELSLKAIDYHYDPVNDKWNMGDMGCDYIYVGSRSLGFMPPSGLKVICEYPAWREMDHQNAFPIFDLQQFLAADVRSEKLNFIRLTGTELNRAKLQAVSELAPAVFILESKKEESYLEQRKFFIDLQRSGSTTPVVIKCSYLPIDAEQLQLNAATDAGGLLIDGFGNGIWLQQRSEGLSDAQHREQIRMLNRASFTILQASRTRISKTEYISCPSCGRTLFDLQETTAMIRRKTDHLKGVKIAIMGCIVNGPGEMADADYGYVGTGPGKITLYRGKEVVKRNIGSANALNELIELIKADGNWLEQHQQSPVQQE; from the coding sequence ATGATCAAAATCGAAGATTACATCCGGGACTTCAATTTCGTGAAGCGCCCGGATCAGTATCAAAAGCGCATAAGCCGCGAAGTATATATTGGCGACATTCCGCTGGGAGGAAACAATCCCATTCGCATTCAATCCATGACCACGACCAATACGCTGGATATTGAGGCAACTGTGGCGCAGAGCATACGAATGATTGATGCCGGATGTGAATATGTACGGATCACCGCTCCCAGCCAAAGGGAGGCAGAAGCCCTCCGGGAAATCCGGAAGAAGCTAACTGCAGCCGGATATACAACTCCGCTGGTGGCGGATATACATTTCACCCCGAAAGCGGCTGAGATTGCCGCCCGCTATGTAGAGAAGGTGCGCGTGAACCCCGGCAATTATGCAGATAAGAAAAAGTTTGAAGTGCTGGAATATAGTGATGCGCAATATGAAGTGGAAATCGAGAGGATCCGGGAAAGATTTGTACCGCTGGTAAAAGTATGCAAGGAGTATGGCCGGGCCCTGCGCATAGGTACCAATCACGGTTCGCTGTCAGACCGAATCATGAGCCGCTTTGGGGATACACCGGTTGGAATGGTAGAGTCAGCTATGGAATTTTTGCGAATATGTGAAGATGAGAATTACAACGATATTGTCCTGAGTATGAAAGCCAGCAATCCAATTGTTATGGTGCAGGCATATCGTCTGCTGGTGGCAAAGATGAATCAGGAGGGCATGAACTATCCCCTGCACCTGGGCGTAACGGAAGCTGGCGAGGGTGAAGACGGGAGAATAAAATCCGCCATGGGCATCGGCACTTTGCTGGAAGATGGCCTGGGTGACACCATCCGCGTTTCGCTCACGGAAGAGCCGGAATATGAAGTGCCGGTAGCGATAAGTCTGGCCCAGAGATATGAGATGCGTACACGGCATTTTGTAAGTGGGTTTATCCCTGCTGATGCAGATTATAATGCTTTGAGATCGTTTTATAATCCTTACGAGACCTGGAAGCGGCAAACGGATGAAGTTGAAAACATTGGCGACTCTAATGTGCCCCGTGTGATTATGGATTTGAGTTCAATTCAGCAAATAAATGAGCTGAGCCTGAAAGCGATAGATTATCACTATGATCCGGTGAATGACAAATGGAATATGGGCGATATGGGGTGCGACTATATTTATGTTGGCTCCCGCTCCCTTGGCTTCATGCCTCCTTCCGGCCTGAAGGTGATCTGTGAGTATCCCGCCTGGAGGGAGATGGATCATCAAAACGCTTTTCCGATATTTGATTTGCAGCAATTCCTGGCGGCTGATGTACGATCGGAGAAATTGAATTTTATCCGGTTAACCGGAACTGAGCTTAACCGCGCCAAACTTCAGGCTGTGTCGGAATTGGCGCCAGCAGTTTTCATTTTAGAAAGCAAAAAAGAAGAAAGTTACCTGGAGCAGAGGAAATTTTTTATTGATCTGCAAAGATCCGGATCCACAACTCCTGTTGTAATAAAATGCAGCTACTTGCCGATTGATGCAGAGCAACTCCAGTTAAATGCGGCTACTGATGCAGGCGGTCTGCTGATAGATGGATTTGGGAATGGAATCTGGCTGCAGCAGCGATCAGAAGGGCTGAGCGATGCACAACATCGGGAGCAGATCCGCATGCTGAACCGGGCATCGTTCACTATTCTACAAGCCAGCCGCACCCGCATATCCAAAACAGAATATATCTCGTGCCCTTCCTGTGGCAGAACGCTTTTCGATTTACAGGAAACCACAGCAATGATCCGCAGGAAAACAGACCATCTAAAAGGCGTTAAAATTGCCATAATGGGCTGTATAGTGAATGGACCGGGCGAGATGGCGGATGCGGATTACGGCTATGTAGGAACCGGCCCTGGAAAAATTACATTATATCGCGGCAAGGAAGTAGTGAAACGGAACATTGGCAGTGCTAATGCGTTAAATGAATTAATTGAGCTGATAAAGGCTGATGGTAACTGGCTGGAGCAGCATCAGCAGTCCCCTGTTCAGCAGGAATAA
- a CDS encoding ATP-binding cassette domain-containing protein: MIEVKDLYKSFGENEVLRGVNAEFKPGKVNIIIGASGSGKSVLVKCLVGLLEPDKGAILYDNRDFTKMDYKKRKEIREEIGMLFQGSALFDSLTVEENVMFPLKIFSSKSKEEMLERVDTVLKRVNLENVNHLYPAEISGGMQKRVGIARSIALEIRYLFVDEPNSGLDPATASVIDNLIQELTEEMNITTIMNSHDMNSVFEAGDHILYLHKGETWWTGSPDDIKNSDNKELQEFVFASEFTRQMHLEKKLKPH, translated from the coding sequence ATGATAGAAGTTAAAGACCTGTATAAAAGCTTTGGTGAGAATGAAGTACTTCGCGGGGTCAATGCTGAGTTCAAACCCGGCAAAGTGAATATAATCATTGGAGCGAGCGGCAGTGGAAAATCCGTCCTCGTCAAGTGCCTGGTCGGCTTGCTGGAACCTGATAAAGGCGCGATTTTATATGACAACCGCGATTTCACCAAAATGGATTACAAGAAACGGAAAGAGATAAGGGAAGAAATTGGGATGCTTTTCCAGGGTTCCGCCCTCTTTGATTCTCTCACGGTAGAGGAAAATGTGATGTTTCCATTAAAAATATTTTCTTCCAAAAGCAAGGAAGAAATGCTGGAGCGGGTGGATACGGTATTAAAACGTGTAAATCTGGAAAATGTGAATCACCTGTACCCGGCAGAAATAAGCGGGGGAATGCAGAAGCGGGTGGGTATAGCCCGCTCTATTGCGCTGGAGATCCGCTACCTTTTTGTGGATGAACCTAACTCAGGGCTGGATCCTGCCACCGCATCAGTGATTGACAATCTGATCCAGGAACTGACAGAAGAAATGAACATTACCACCATAATGAATAGCCACGATATGAATTCCGTATTTGAAGCTGGCGATCATATTCTTTATCTGCACAAAGGAGAAACCTGGTGGACCGGCTCACCTGATGACATTAAAAATTCTGACAATAAGGAACTTCAGGAATTTGTTTTTGCTTCAGAATTCACAAGGCAAATGCATCTTGAAAAAAAATTGAAACCTCACTAA
- a CDS encoding ABC transporter permease encodes MNAFTHLGRYLKLIGTSFSRPENWEVYFDNLIQEMNKQGVNSIGIVLVISAFMGAVTTVQTAYQLVSSLIPASVIGSVVSDSTILELAPTVTSLVLAGRIGSSIATEIGTMRVSEQIDALEVMGINSASFLVLPKIVACVIMIPLLIIIAMSVSITGGIIAGELSGIVTVNEFVYGMRDSFRTYTFVFALVKTFTFAFVISTVSAYQGYFTKGGALEVGQASTKAIVWSSLLILFFDYLLAQLFL; translated from the coding sequence ATGAATGCATTTACCCACCTGGGCCGATACCTGAAACTCATTGGCACATCCTTCTCAAGACCTGAAAATTGGGAAGTGTATTTTGATAACCTGATTCAGGAAATGAACAAGCAGGGTGTAAACAGCATCGGGATCGTACTGGTTATCTCCGCCTTTATGGGCGCTGTAACCACCGTCCAAACAGCCTATCAGCTTGTGAGTTCACTTATTCCGGCAAGTGTAATCGGATCTGTAGTAAGTGATTCAACTATTCTGGAACTGGCGCCAACGGTAACGAGCCTTGTTCTTGCCGGAAGAATTGGATCCAGCATCGCTACTGAAATCGGGACGATGCGCGTAAGTGAGCAGATAGATGCCCTGGAAGTAATGGGTATCAACTCCGCAAGCTTTTTGGTGCTGCCCAAAATAGTTGCCTGTGTCATCATGATTCCCCTTCTTATCATTATAGCCATGTCAGTGAGCATTACCGGGGGCATCATTGCAGGCGAGCTTTCCGGTATCGTTACCGTAAATGAATTTGTTTACGGAATGCGGGACAGCTTCAGAACGTACACTTTTGTTTTTGCCCTTGTCAAAACCTTCACCTTTGCTTTCGTCATTTCAACAGTTTCGGCCTATCAGGGATATTTCACGAAAGGTGGCGCGCTGGAAGTAGGCCAGGCAAGTACAAAAGCGATTGTGTGGAGCTCACTGCTCATCTTGTTTTTTGATTACTTACTTGCTCAATTGTTCCTTTAA
- a CDS encoding SDR family oxidoreductase — protein sequence MKNIVITGGTKGIGKALAVKFATAGFQIAICSRNTNDLAEIASKLKEESGAASVIYKKCDVSIKQEIEAFGDFILEKWATVDVLVNNAGIFIPGQLHTEEAGTLEKTMDTNLYSAYYLTRKLLPTMMERKKGHIFNICSTASIMAYINGGAYCISKHALLGMSKLFREELKPFNIKVTSVLPGATYTASWAASDFPPERFASAEDVAETIWSAWQLSPSAVVEEVLIRPMQGDIK from the coding sequence ATGAAGAATATTGTAATAACGGGTGGAACAAAAGGAATAGGAAAAGCCCTGGCCGTAAAATTTGCAACAGCAGGATTTCAAATTGCTATTTGCTCCCGCAATACTAATGACCTCGCTGAAATAGCTTCAAAATTAAAAGAAGAATCAGGGGCTGCATCAGTTATTTACAAAAAGTGCGATGTTTCCATTAAACAAGAAATAGAAGCCTTTGGTGATTTTATTCTTGAGAAATGGGCTACGGTGGATGTATTAGTGAATAATGCCGGGATTTTTATACCTGGACAACTCCACACCGAGGAGGCTGGAACCCTGGAAAAAACAATGGACACCAATCTGTACAGTGCCTATTACCTGACGCGGAAACTTCTTCCAACAATGATGGAAAGGAAAAAAGGGCATATCTTCAATATTTGTTCTACCGCCAGCATTATGGCCTATATAAATGGGGGCGCCTATTGCATCAGTAAACATGCGCTGCTGGGAATGAGCAAGCTTTTCAGGGAGGAACTGAAGCCATTCAATATAAAAGTTACTTCCGTATTGCCGGGTGCTACCTATACGGCTTCCTGGGCGGCTTCTGATTTTCCACCCGAACGTTTTGCCAGTGCTGAAGATGTGGCAGAAACAATTTGGTCCGCCTGGCAACTGTCTCCGTCAGCAGTGGTGGAAGAGGTGTTGATAAGGCCCATGCAGGGCGACATTAAATAA
- a CDS encoding PKD domain-containing protein: protein MRSSLTLLLFILATATGQAQTCTISVSATKGCVPQPIQFSVVYPQGKTPQSHSWDFGNGSSSVDPAPTHIYQDTGAFVPSVIINFTDGTSCTATYHVPILIFDSPEAVIVTPATQALCANEPLCFDENSIMANSGAPIHRWNWVFGDGGGSLLPKPCHLYSANGTYSVTLEVTDTNGCRNLVRKDITLKFSERFKPVFDVTLNDSCPLEATLINLTDTTGMKITKFFWIYGDGSIDSCDFSTSNCSNLWTNTKHIYNKPGNHYVKLVFENEIGCRDTTRHPFPIFFQPPIFDITAFPSGTMCFDGPPLVQFNQPVGPLDFSIKWNFGDPGSLESNEIRDDYEPSHLFSEPGSFDIYLKIKSAGCIKDTTYCGMVNITGPLALINYPPPASRNSYRSPQPFPTGGWPQTIDNCLDSVVHYSTLDTVFKPGGNRVEIFCNADTANKTITKTRICGLDTLYEYGIMLKPSSVVFRDTTEIVETKKTWIMGQPLPSGQVFQQSTGFYNPQNIHDSDLYSCTAPNWVHFVNNTVKHRGYKAMDDIPPGFPDVCKNPSYGSASDSLIYFWDFDEGTSDTSTEANPDERARYSTRKVPVHKYVDPGCYAARLTVIDTVAGCTSAVSQPLTIGPADAGWAPEFDTIQHMTHEKQKELEGLGFRRGMILNGPNCVDERQKLNLSEILPICEAEDYWVVFDSADHKADTCGSRLLPTHDWIGKDMLEVSDYTHIYHTPGWKTIGFVVKNGDCIDTAWYHNYKYIHGFDPTLNLNPKNGCPGDTFRISPRDKLQPGIKLFILDYFYQAGPSSSIDTLKSDTLSFRIINGDTITTSVHDITLDINDPDTVNGLLDTVLFSHDRTGVFTVRTRIISRFGCNISEDRKFFIGHNATIIPGDTVVCIGDSVLFTPRVNYYTFNKDSNVVLENRLFWFNPIGLRNGRVPDIVEEIKWDLDGDSIPDDSIYTPTFKYDSIGSYTIRVFTKDSSGCDWQVKELKDFIKVVGVSASFTVDSPGATRICAPQIISFTDNSTIQLPESGLDSIVEYEWDFGDGSAPLLKTDSTGKKVSHVFLHNGEFTVTLTVRLFNSNRGGPGCTSTFTRKVTIQGPTPRFKIIGDSSGCFPFTVTVVDFSTNGSVKEWKLGDGRTYQPKAGEDTLTFTYGTPGVYCLELFAGDSVRDDNDSIIYCTDFYPFNGCDIQVTVLPPNEAGLIADEIVCVNFPVEFRDASDTSYSEYSIDYGDGNTDSNSTGNFEHVYNDTGTYIINYYPTGASCNLTVQRQVKVVDVLAFFTIDSLKSEMPMFTFKNESKNANSFVWTVDDGSAPVTFDHMGDFFHSFQEAGEIEVCLLATNAQECVDTFCRTILIDIDLFIPNVFTPGNNDGYNDNFVVRIKGHTYYHLKIYNRWGEKVFESNDSEYTWNGRMKNDGQELPAGGYYFLFNYSHLGGTIQKVTGTVTLIR from the coding sequence TTGCGTTCCAGCCTCACTCTTTTGCTTTTCATATTAGCTACTGCGACCGGGCAGGCGCAAACCTGTACCATTAGCGTATCCGCTACAAAAGGCTGCGTTCCACAACCCATACAGTTCAGCGTAGTATATCCCCAGGGAAAAACTCCGCAATCCCATAGCTGGGATTTTGGCAATGGTAGTTCCTCTGTGGATCCAGCCCCTACCCATATTTATCAGGATACAGGTGCTTTCGTTCCTTCCGTGATCATCAATTTTACCGATGGCACAAGTTGTACAGCGACTTACCACGTTCCTATCCTGATTTTTGACAGCCCTGAAGCAGTTATCGTTACACCTGCCACTCAAGCTCTTTGTGCAAATGAACCATTATGTTTTGACGAAAACTCTATTATGGCCAACAGCGGGGCGCCCATTCACCGCTGGAACTGGGTATTCGGAGATGGAGGCGGCTCCTTATTGCCAAAGCCCTGTCATCTGTATTCCGCAAACGGCACATACTCCGTTACGCTGGAAGTAACCGATACCAATGGTTGCCGGAACCTGGTGAGAAAGGATATTACCCTCAAATTCTCTGAGCGATTCAAGCCGGTTTTTGATGTCACCCTAAATGATAGCTGCCCGCTGGAAGCTACACTCATCAATTTGACTGATACCACCGGAATGAAGATCACTAAATTTTTCTGGATATATGGTGATGGAAGCATTGATAGCTGCGACTTCAGCACATCCAATTGCAGCAATCTATGGACAAATACAAAGCATATATACAACAAACCTGGCAACCACTACGTGAAGCTGGTATTTGAGAATGAAATCGGATGCCGTGATACTACCAGGCATCCATTTCCTATATTTTTTCAACCGCCCATTTTTGATATTACCGCGTTCCCATCCGGGACTATGTGTTTTGATGGGCCTCCGCTTGTGCAGTTCAATCAGCCGGTAGGCCCACTGGACTTTAGCATCAAATGGAACTTTGGCGACCCTGGCAGTCTCGAATCCAACGAAATCAGAGATGACTATGAACCTTCTCACCTTTTTTCCGAACCGGGAAGTTTCGACATATATTTAAAGATAAAGTCCGCAGGCTGTATAAAAGATACCACCTACTGCGGAATGGTGAATATTACCGGTCCTCTGGCCTTGATCAACTATCCGCCACCGGCTTCCCGAAACAGCTACCGCTCTCCGCAACCATTTCCAACTGGCGGATGGCCTCAAACAATTGACAACTGCCTCGATTCCGTAGTGCATTACAGCACACTGGATACGGTATTTAAACCTGGCGGGAACCGAGTGGAGATATTTTGCAACGCGGATACAGCAAACAAAACCATCACTAAAACACGTATTTGCGGCCTTGACACACTGTATGAATATGGCATCATGCTTAAACCTTCATCTGTGGTTTTCAGAGATACCACTGAAATTGTAGAAACAAAAAAAACATGGATCATGGGGCAGCCTTTGCCTTCAGGCCAGGTATTTCAGCAATCCACCGGCTTTTATAATCCGCAGAATATACATGACAGTGACTTGTATAGCTGCACAGCACCCAATTGGGTACACTTCGTAAATAACACGGTTAAGCACCGGGGATACAAGGCAATGGATGATATACCACCAGGATTTCCTGATGTCTGTAAAAACCCCAGCTATGGCAGTGCCAGCGACAGCCTCATCTATTTCTGGGATTTTGACGAAGGAACCTCTGACACCTCCACGGAGGCTAATCCTGATGAGCGCGCGCGGTATTCCACCAGAAAAGTTCCGGTACATAAATACGTGGATCCGGGATGCTATGCGGCCAGGCTCACGGTGATTGATACTGTAGCAGGCTGCACCAGTGCCGTTTCACAGCCCCTCACCATTGGCCCGGCAGATGCCGGTTGGGCTCCCGAATTCGATACCATTCAACACATGACCCACGAAAAGCAAAAAGAACTGGAAGGACTCGGCTTCAGAAGAGGAATGATCCTAAACGGACCCAATTGCGTTGATGAGAGGCAAAAACTCAATCTCTCGGAAATATTGCCGATTTGCGAAGCCGAAGACTACTGGGTGGTTTTTGATTCCGCTGACCATAAAGCTGACACATGCGGAAGCCGGCTTCTGCCAACGCACGATTGGATCGGCAAGGACATGCTGGAAGTGAGCGATTATACGCACATATATCATACGCCTGGCTGGAAAACCATAGGGTTTGTAGTGAAGAATGGCGATTGCATTGATACTGCATGGTATCATAATTATAAATACATCCACGGCTTTGACCCAACGCTTAACCTGAATCCCAAAAATGGTTGTCCCGGAGATACCTTCCGGATTTCTCCAAGGGATAAGCTACAACCGGGGATCAAATTATTTATCCTTGATTACTTCTACCAGGCCGGACCTTCTTCCAGTATTGATACGCTGAAAAGCGATACTCTTTCTTTCAGAATTATAAACGGGGATACTATAACGACTTCAGTGCATGACATTACGCTGGACATCAATGATCCTGATACCGTCAATGGCCTGCTTGATACAGTACTGTTCAGCCATGACCGCACAGGAGTTTTCACTGTCCGAACAAGGATCATTTCACGTTTCGGGTGTAATATTTCCGAAGACCGGAAATTCTTTATAGGCCATAACGCCACGATCATTCCGGGCGATACCGTTGTCTGCATTGGGGACAGCGTGCTTTTTACACCCAGAGTGAATTATTACACCTTTAATAAAGACAGCAATGTAGTTCTGGAAAACAGGCTTTTCTGGTTCAACCCAATCGGGCTCAGGAACGGGCGTGTTCCAGATATTGTGGAAGAAATAAAATGGGATCTGGATGGCGACAGCATTCCTGATGATTCCATCTATACACCGACCTTTAAATATGATAGCATCGGGAGCTATACTATCAGGGTTTTTACGAAAGACAGTTCAGGTTGTGACTGGCAGGTAAAGGAACTGAAGGATTTTATAAAAGTAGTAGGTGTTTCGGCAAGCTTTACCGTGGACAGCCCCGGAGCCACCCGCATCTGCGCTCCGCAAATAATCAGCTTTACAGATAATTCCACCATACAGTTGCCAGAGTCCGGCCTTGACAGCATCGTGGAATATGAGTGGGATTTCGGGGATGGCAGCGCACCGCTGCTGAAGACTGACAGCACGGGGAAAAAGGTGTCTCACGTGTTTCTGCATAATGGCGAGTTTACTGTGACACTTACCGTAAGGTTATTTAACAGCAACCGGGGCGGGCCGGGATGCACCAGTACCTTCACCCGCAAAGTAACCATTCAGGGGCCTACTCCCCGCTTTAAGATTATTGGGGATAGCAGCGGATGCTTTCCCTTCACCGTAACCGTAGTGGATTTTTCCACAAATGGATCCGTGAAGGAGTGGAAACTTGGCGATGGCCGAACCTATCAACCTAAAGCAGGAGAAGATACGCTCACCTTTACTTACGGCACTCCCGGTGTTTATTGCCTCGAATTATTTGCCGGAGACAGCGTGAGAGATGATAATGATTCGATCATTTACTGCACAGACTTTTATCCGTTTAATGGGTGCGACATACAGGTTACCGTGTTGCCTCCAAATGAAGCAGGCCTGATCGCTGACGAGATCGTGTGCGTAAATTTTCCAGTGGAATTCAGAGATGCCTCAGATACAAGCTATTCTGAATACAGCATAGATTACGGGGATGGAAATACTGACAGCAACAGCACCGGTAACTTTGAGCATGTGTATAATGACACAGGAACGTATATCATAAATTATTACCCCACAGGAGCGTCCTGCAATCTTACCGTACAAAGGCAAGTGAAAGTGGTGGATGTTCTCGCCTTTTTTACAATAGATTCCCTGAAAAGCGAAATGCCAATGTTCACGTTCAAAAATGAATCAAAGAATGCCAACAGCTTTGTCTGGACGGTTGATGATGGCAGCGCTCCGGTAACGTTTGATCACATGGGGGATTTCTTCCATTCATTCCAGGAAGCCGGAGAAATAGAGGTGTGCCTCCTGGCCACAAATGCGCAGGAATGTGTAGATACTTTCTGCCGCACCATTCTCATAGACATAGATCTCTTCATTCCGAATGTTTTCACCCCTGGCAATAATGATGGCTACAACGATAATTTCGTTGTCCGGATTAAAGGCCACACCTATTATCACCTGAAAATCTATAACCGCTGGGGCGAAAAGGTATTTGAAAGCAACGACAGCGAATACACCTGGAATGGCCGGATGAAGAATGATGGCCAGGAATTGCCGGCAGGAGGATATTACTTTCTGTTCAACTATTCGCACCTGGGCGGCACGATACAAAAAGTAACCGGAACAGTGACCCTGATCAGGTAA
- a CDS encoding FKBP-type peptidyl-prolyl cis-trans isomerase yields the protein MNISNEKVVSLWYELHLNDEKGELVEKVEPENPFTFLYGAGNLVPKFEDELKGLKEGDAFDFPLNSDEAYGPVKEEAIVDLPREIFSLDGKQPEEVIKEGDVVPMQDEAGNKLQGRVLELGESIKMDFNHPLAGQDLYFKGKVLEVREASQEELEHKHAHGPGGHKE from the coding sequence ATGAATATTTCAAATGAAAAAGTAGTTTCCTTGTGGTACGAACTGCATTTGAATGATGAAAAGGGAGAGCTTGTAGAGAAGGTGGAGCCGGAAAATCCTTTTACATTTTTGTATGGTGCGGGAAATCTGGTGCCAAAATTTGAAGACGAATTGAAAGGCCTTAAGGAAGGGGACGCGTTCGATTTTCCACTGAACAGCGATGAGGCTTATGGCCCTGTAAAAGAGGAAGCCATTGTTGATCTTCCGCGTGAAATCTTTTCTTTGGATGGCAAGCAACCGGAAGAAGTGATCAAGGAAGGCGATGTTGTCCCAATGCAGGATGAAGCCGGCAACAAGCTGCAGGGCCGGGTGCTGGAACTTGGAGAAAGCATAAAAATGGATTTCAACCATCCGCTGGCTGGCCAGGACCTCTATTTTAAAGGAAAAGTGCTTGAGGTGCGGGAGGCATCACAGGAGGAACTGGAACATAAACATGCACATGGGCCAGGCGGCCATAAAGAATAA
- a CDS encoding phosphoribosylaminoimidazolesuccinocarboxamide synthase, giving the protein MQIPVKETRFHFANQTGRMHGKVRDIYFIGDDFLLMIATDRISAFDIILPEAIPYKGEILNQIAAANLKATQDIVPNWLLEVPDPAVSFGHRCEPFPVEMVIRGYLCGHAWREYNSGKRIICGVKMPEGMRQNDPFPEPIITPTIKAKEGHDEDISSQEIIAQKLVSAEDYAFLEKYTRALFKRGTKLAKKRGLVLADTKYEFGKRKNIIYLIDEVHTPDSSRYFYSEGFDKRQKAGEPQKQLSKEFVREWLMESGFSGKENQQMPEMTDEIVLMIQNRYVELYEKLMGGKFEFSDRSRVEHRLAENILATITRYY; this is encoded by the coding sequence ATGCAGATACCCGTTAAGGAAACCCGTTTCCACTTTGCCAACCAAACCGGGAGGATGCACGGAAAAGTGCGGGATATTTATTTTATAGGAGATGATTTTCTCCTGATGATCGCCACAGACCGGATCTCTGCCTTCGATATTATTCTTCCTGAAGCCATTCCATACAAAGGTGAAATCCTCAACCAGATAGCAGCAGCCAACCTGAAAGCTACGCAGGATATCGTACCCAACTGGCTTCTGGAAGTCCCCGATCCCGCGGTTTCCTTTGGCCATCGCTGCGAACCCTTTCCGGTAGAGATGGTGATACGTGGCTATTTGTGTGGCCATGCTTGGCGCGAATACAATAGCGGGAAACGCATTATATGCGGAGTAAAAATGCCGGAAGGAATGCGGCAAAATGATCCCTTTCCTGAGCCGATTATTACCCCCACCATCAAAGCGAAAGAAGGGCATGATGAAGATATTTCGAGCCAGGAAATTATCGCGCAGAAATTGGTTTCGGCAGAAGATTACGCCTTCCTGGAGAAATATACACGAGCGCTTTTCAAAAGAGGAACTAAGCTGGCAAAGAAGAGGGGACTGGTATTGGCTGACACCAAATATGAATTCGGCAAACGGAAAAATATCATCTACCTGATAGATGAAGTACATACTCCGGATTCGTCCCGCTATTTCTATTCCGAGGGCTTTGACAAGAGGCAGAAGGCAGGAGAACCCCAAAAGCAGTTGTCCAAAGAATTTGTGAGAGAGTGGTTGATGGAAAGCGGTTTCAGCGGAAAGGAAAACCAGCAGATGCCCGAAATGACAGACGAAATCGTGCTGATGATCCAAAACCGGTATGTGGAATTATATGAAAAACTGATGGGCGGGAAATTTGAGTTTTCTGACCGGAGCCGCGTTGAGCACAGGCTTGCTGAAAATATTCTTGCTACGATCACACGCTACTATTAA